The following are from one region of the Pseudohongiella spirulinae genome:
- a CDS encoding SDR family NAD(P)-dependent oxidoreductase: MTDQQVHKVALVTGAATGIGKACAEALAAKGFIIAANYRSREQEAHAMLAALPGNGHQLFKADVADPSQAQAMVTEIGDKLGRIDVLVNAAGQYTQQDIHSNDYVAWQQAWQHSMALNLQAPVNLAFLVGRFMQDAGAGRIINITSRGAFRGEPAAPAYGAAKSALNSATQSLALALGQHGICVYAVAPGWTETPAASPRIAAQGWEGVAAQSPLGRVGRPDEIGSIVAFLASDNAEYLTGAIIDANGASYLRN; encoded by the coding sequence ATGACAGATCAACAGGTGCACAAAGTGGCGCTGGTGACCGGGGCTGCCACGGGCATTGGCAAAGCCTGTGCTGAAGCGCTGGCGGCCAAAGGGTTCATTATTGCTGCCAACTACCGCAGCCGCGAGCAGGAAGCCCACGCGATGCTGGCGGCTTTGCCGGGGAACGGGCATCAGCTTTTCAAGGCGGATGTTGCCGACCCGTCGCAGGCACAGGCAATGGTCACAGAAATTGGCGATAAACTGGGTCGCATTGATGTGCTGGTCAATGCCGCCGGTCAATATACGCAGCAGGATATTCACAGTAATGATTACGTTGCATGGCAACAGGCCTGGCAACACAGTATGGCGCTGAACCTTCAGGCACCCGTCAATCTGGCCTTTCTGGTAGGCAGGTTCATGCAAGATGCGGGCGCCGGGCGTATCATCAATATTACCTCGCGCGGTGCGTTTCGTGGCGAACCGGCGGCACCCGCTTATGGGGCGGCAAAATCTGCGCTGAATTCTGCCACTCAGTCCCTGGCGTTGGCACTGGGTCAGCACGGAATCTGTGTATACGCTGTGGCCCCCGGCTGGACTGAAACACCGGCTGCCTCGCCGCGCATTGCTGCTCAGGGATGGGAGGGTGTCGCAGCCCAGTCACCGTTGGGGCGGGTCGGCAGACCGGATGAAATTGGCAGCATCGTCGCTTTCCTGGCCAGTGATAATGCTGAATACCTCACTGGCGCTATAATCGACGCCAACGGTGCTTCTTACCTAAGGAACTAG
- a CDS encoding GNAT family N-acetyltransferase yields the protein MRKPEIKQTILRDARASDAGQIAHIYNYYVLNTVVTFEEKAVPEIEMASRISDVQGLGLPWLVAEDSDGAISGYAYAVRWKTRAAYKFSVETTVYTDPELRRNGLGTMLYSALFERLMAAGIHSAVGGICLPNDASVALHEKMGMKQIARFNEIGFKAGQWLDVGYWQRIFTQD from the coding sequence GTGAGGAAGCCGGAAATTAAGCAGACAATTTTACGCGATGCCCGTGCCAGCGATGCGGGTCAGATAGCACATATCTACAATTATTATGTGCTCAACACGGTTGTGACATTCGAAGAGAAAGCTGTACCGGAAATTGAAATGGCCAGCCGCATCAGTGATGTCCAGGGGCTCGGTTTGCCCTGGCTTGTGGCGGAAGATTCTGACGGTGCGATCAGCGGTTACGCCTACGCAGTGCGCTGGAAGACGCGGGCCGCCTATAAGTTTTCGGTAGAGACCACTGTCTACACTGACCCGGAATTGCGTCGCAATGGCCTGGGCACAATGCTCTACAGCGCGCTGTTCGAACGGCTGATGGCGGCCGGTATCCATTCTGCAGTGGGTGGCATTTGTCTGCCTAATGATGCCAGCGTGGCATTACACGAAAAGATGGGCATGAAGCAGATTGCCCGATTCAACGAGATTGGTTTTAAGGCCGGGCAGTGGCTGGATGTCGGCTACTGGCAGAGGATTTTTACACAGGACTAG